The window TCGATAATAATGAGTTGTTAGGTGTTTTGGAGCTGGTATCGAAACGAAAAAGAGAGCTCAATAGCATTAATGCTAACAAGCTTAAAGACGTAATGCCTTATCTGGTGGCCGCTACGGTAAGGTCTAAGGAAGAATATCACAATAAGATAGAAGCTATTATTCAGCATGAGTGTACTTCTATTCACGATAGTGTATACTGGCGTTTTGAACAGGAGGCCAAAAGGTTCTTGAAAGACAGTTCGATTGGAAATCAGACCAGTTTTCAGGAAATTGTATTTAATGATGTGTATCCGTTGTACGGGCAGATTGATATTAAAGATTCTTCGAAAGCCAGAAATGAGTCCATCCGCAAAGACCTGATGATTCAACTATCGCTGGTGGAACAAATTTTTCAGGCAGCTTTTAAAATAAACCCTTTGCCTATTTATGAAGAACTATTGTTCAGAATCCGGCCTTACTTATTAAGTCTGAACAATACTTTACATACAGATACCGAGCAAAACATTTTAGACCTGCTTCACGAAGAGCTCCATCCCTTTATAAGGCATATGGAGGCAAAGGGCGGTGAACTGGCAGATCAGATTTCGAGTTATTTCTTCCAGATTGATGAAAAGACGGGAGCCATATACGACCATAGGAAAAATTACGATATTACGGTTACTAAAATAAACAAGAGGCTAGCCTCTATTATCGATAAGCAACAAAAAAATGCGCAAAAAATGTATCCTCATTATTTTGAAAGGTATAAGACAGATGGGGTAGAACATAATATGTACATTGGTGAATCGATTACGAGAGAAGAAAGTTTCAATGAACTGTACCTTTACAATCTCAGGTTGTGGCAGTTGCAGGTGATGTGTGAAATGGAGAATGCACATTACAATCTTCTGCCTGAATTGCCTGTCCGGTTAGATGTAGCTTCATTGTTACTGGTGTATAATGCGCCACTGTCGATCCGTTTTAGAATGGACGAGAAGCAGTTTGATGTTGACGGTACTTATAATGCCAGATATGAGATTTTGAAAAAACGATTGGATAAGGCTTATGTTAAAGATACGAAGAAGCGGCTTACTGAAAAGGGTAAGATAGCTATAGTTTATTCTCAGAAGAAGGACGAAAGAGAATATATGAGGTATATTAAGTTTTTACAGTCGAAACATTTTTTATCTCAACAAGTTGAGGTGGTTGAGCTTGAAGGACTTCAGGGTGTAAGCGGGTTAAAGGCAATTAAAGTGGAAGTCCTTTACAGAAGGAAAGACAGTGATAAGGCACTATATACCTACGACGATTTAATACAAGCGTTAAAAAATTAAAATCCGGCCGTTTTAAACGAAATACCAAAGGCCAGGACAGAAATGATGATCCCGATCATGAAAATGCCATAAGTGACCCTGAGGATTCTGTATTTACGTTCTAATACTTTGCCTAAAAAGTATAAATCTTTGCTAAGGCTGTTGTACAGGTAATCTTTATCGTTCATTACTTCATTGATGCCCCATTGGTATTCATCGAGTTCCATTTTATAAAAATTGCCAAAGAACAACAGATTGACCTTTCTGTCAATAACATCTTGTTTGGTGAACTCTCCGCTTGTTATTTGCGGCCTTGTGGCAAGTATAGACAGCACCATGGAGATGACACTAAAACATACAAATATGATCGTGGGATAAATAAGGTATGCATTTGAAGGATTGTCTAATTTTGGGATTAGGTTTGAAAGTGCCAATGAAATAATGATGGCGTTTACAGACAGCAAGATATTTGCCTTGGTATCGGCGATACTGCTCAGGTTGATATGATTTCTCATAGCCACCCTGAACATCGTTTCCACGCCACGTTCCGGAACCTGGTTTTTTTGCTTTTTCTGATTTTTTTCGAGGGCCTTTGATCTTTCTGCCTTGACCTTGTCGATGAGCTTTCTCTGACTTTTTATAAGCTTCAGCAGGTTTTTGTTTTTTTGGGGCTGCCACATTTCAATGGCATAGTTGGTGTGGAATTTATGATGCTCGTTAAACATTTTTATATTTTCTTCGAGCCATTCTTCATCTGAATATTCTTTAAGGTTTAAAAGCCTTAATTCTTCGCGGAGCAAGTCTGATATTTCGTCATAATTCGCGGAGGCAAAATGTGAAAAATCAGCATCGGCCAGGATCTTTTCAAGTGCTGTTTCAGGAACAGCATTAAATGCGGTAGCCAGAATACAATTTTTTACTGTTTGTATCTTTTCTTCCGGATAGTCTTGTCTTTTTAAAAAATCTTCAGCGATCAGTGCTCCTTCTTTTTCATGTTCCTTCCGGGTTTTTATATATCCTATGTCGTGAAACCAGGCTGCTAATTCCAGTATCTCGGCATTTTCAGGGGTAATGGCATTTGCTTCTATCAGTTCGTGTACATGTTTCACCACCCTCTGCGTATGATTGTAATTATGATACAGGTATCCGTGAGGGAGATCCCGGTTTAAGCTGTTAAGAACGTATTCCTTTGCCTTTTCAAGGATAGTAGCCATATTTATTATAAATTTAGTATCTAAAGTTAATCTTTTTATTGAAAATTACTTGATGCCGTTGCTTCAGTTTTAACCCATTTGAATTTAACGCCAGTAAAGGGTTTGATTGTAAAGCTTTTTAAATATAAATAATCAGGTGGGATGCTATGTTCAATATGTATACTTTATTATAAATTTGTATGTTTTGTAAATAATTGATAAAAATGAAACAGCGTATTACCTTAAAGGAAATCTCCAAGAGATTAAATGTATCTATATCTACAGTATCGAAGGCGTTGAGTGATAGTCCGGAGATTAGTGATAAGACTAAGGAGGTAATTAAAGCATTTGCCAAGGAGCATAATTATAAGCCGAATAATATAGCGCTTAGTCTTAAGAACCAAAAAACCAAGAATATTGGCATTATAGTTCCGGAAATTGTGCATCATTTTTTTTCTTCAATAATAAATGGGGTAGAAAGGTATGCAACGGGAAAAGGATATAATGTTGTGGTGTGTCTGTCGGATGAGTCTTTTGAGAAAGAGGTTATAACGGCACAAATGCTTGCAAACGGAAGTATCGACGGATTTATATTGTCTCTATCTAAAGGAACGCAGGAAAAGCAGGATTTTCATCACCTTAACGAGGTGATCAATCAGGGGATGCCGATAGTTATGGTAGACCGTGTTACGGAGCATGTGGCTTGTGATAAGGTTATCATAGACGATACGCAGGGAGCGTATCATGCAGTTAGCTATTTGATAGAGAAGGGAGCAAAGAAAATAGGATTGATTACAATGCCTGATTATCTGAGTGTCGGA of the Zhouia spongiae genome contains:
- a CDS encoding GAF domain-containing protein; the protein is MDLFNQELPFSMELSFNKLLEKYEVNARGNDLLLADRAKKILEVQKGCPELRAGFTDLSLLKKYKHEIELILQDSFTPILEDNEIKIATVPFDNVVFHSSSRFKKIMAEAGKDFNFELRSTRMEDMYILACSYILADQYGIDLQFKSPLFFDIPDANGMVKNYRVMYNADFMELASTDTSREISDEDIAELLDSFDNIDLWKKHFPPNSWQAKGFIIANMFDVTLENSISELKTGLLSQRIDGDFFIDKFEEIFQAIFNIHDLKAGFIRYDKESNQFERDFGENIPSFLLKDKLSEQCKTSLCKCSYDKLILNHECFAISDVDKHYVLAPEEPEFKILKEQGIKSAILAPIVDNNELLGVLELVSKRKRELNSINANKLKDVMPYLVAATVRSKEEYHNKIEAIIQHECTSIHDSVYWRFEQEAKRFLKDSSIGNQTSFQEIVFNDVYPLYGQIDIKDSSKARNESIRKDLMIQLSLVEQIFQAAFKINPLPIYEELLFRIRPYLLSLNNTLHTDTEQNILDLLHEELHPFIRHMEAKGGELADQISSYFFQIDEKTGAIYDHRKNYDITVTKINKRLASIIDKQQKNAQKMYPHYFERYKTDGVEHNMYIGESITREESFNELYLYNLRLWQLQVMCEMENAHYNLLPELPVRLDVASLLLVYNAPLSIRFRMDEKQFDVDGTYNARYEILKKRLDKAYVKDTKKRLTEKGKIAIVYSQKKDEREYMRYIKFLQSKHFLSQQVEVVELEGLQGVSGLKAIKVEVLYRRKDSDKALYTYDDLIQALKN
- a CDS encoding Pycsar system effector family protein; translated protein: MATILEKAKEYVLNSLNRDLPHGYLYHNYNHTQRVVKHVHELIEANAITPENAEILELAAWFHDIGYIKTRKEHEKEGALIAEDFLKRQDYPEEKIQTVKNCILATAFNAVPETALEKILADADFSHFASANYDEISDLLREELRLLNLKEYSDEEWLEENIKMFNEHHKFHTNYAIEMWQPQKNKNLLKLIKSQRKLIDKVKAERSKALEKNQKKQKNQVPERGVETMFRVAMRNHINLSSIADTKANILLSVNAIIISLALSNLIPKLDNPSNAYLIYPTIIFVCFSVISMVLSILATRPQITSGEFTKQDVIDRKVNLLFFGNFYKMELDEYQWGINEVMNDKDYLYNSLSKDLYFLGKVLERKYRILRVTYGIFMIGIIISVLAFGISFKTAGF
- a CDS encoding LacI family DNA-binding transcriptional regulator, which gives rise to MKQRITLKEISKRLNVSISTVSKALSDSPEISDKTKEVIKAFAKEHNYKPNNIALSLKNQKTKNIGIIVPEIVHHFFSSIINGVERYATGKGYNVVVCLSDESFEKEVITAQMLANGSIDGFILSLSKGTQEKQDFHHLNEVINQGMPIVMVDRVTEHVACDKVIIDDTQGAYHAVSYLIEKGAKKIGLITMPDYLSVGRLRAQGYIQALTNAGFEVNPEHVLKLEELNGGQEEIKTFIEKHDFDAVFGVTEYFAVTAMKAAQKMGKRIPEDFSVIGFTDGIISQCASPALTTVSQHGEDIGKQAAMMLIDRLENEGRELKYNTNVLKTTLIHRESTK